The Candidatus Neomarinimicrobiota bacterium genome contains a region encoding:
- a CDS encoding aldo/keto reductase, whose product MGKYHSMDRRRFLKITSGTIGVVGLAPLSLSGFQEMAEADTAPSEIKYRTLGRTGLKYTPLGFGAMRTSDPALIRQGVDMGINNIDTARGYMGGENERIVGEAIAGVRDQVHITTKIQHGSQVRMESDLNESLRALDTAHIDILLRHGMSSISDLGEEETREFLTKAKESGKARFVGFSTHRNMADLLRAAADDGLYDVVLAAYNFKHDDDMTEAVNYAADKGIGVIAMKTQAGGYDAASTAALNPHQAALRWVFSNENVTSAIPSMVTYQQLEENFGAMRKTFGFLDKKTLHRYGNAIDDKLCRMCDDCSGMCPHGVNVADLNRCVMYVDGYGDSDLGHSTYRELSASENADRCRDCDECVVQCTNGVNVAANMRRATEIFA is encoded by the coding sequence ATGGGAAAATATCATTCGATGGACCGCAGACGATTTCTGAAAATCACATCCGGAACTATTGGTGTGGTTGGTCTGGCACCGCTTTCCTTATCCGGATTTCAGGAGATGGCTGAAGCCGATACCGCCCCATCGGAGATCAAATACCGGACACTGGGACGAACGGGACTCAAGTATACGCCGCTTGGCTTTGGTGCGATGCGTACCTCTGATCCTGCCCTGATTCGACAAGGCGTTGACATGGGGATCAATAATATTGATACCGCCCGGGGATATATGGGGGGCGAAAACGAGCGCATCGTGGGGGAAGCCATTGCCGGGGTGCGGGATCAGGTACATATCACCACCAAAATTCAACACGGCAGCCAGGTCCGGATGGAATCCGATTTGAACGAGAGCCTCCGGGCGCTGGATACGGCTCATATCGATATTCTTCTTCGACACGGAATGAGCAGTATAAGTGACCTCGGGGAAGAAGAAACCAGGGAGTTTCTCACCAAGGCAAAGGAGTCTGGTAAGGCGCGGTTCGTGGGATTTTCCACGCACCGGAATATGGCGGATCTACTGCGCGCCGCAGCAGATGACGGATTGTACGACGTAGTCCTGGCCGCCTACAACTTCAAGCACGACGATGATATGACCGAAGCCGTAAATTATGCGGCGGACAAGGGCATCGGCGTTATTGCAATGAAGACCCAGGCCGGCGGGTACGACGCGGCCTCCACAGCTGCACTAAATCCACACCAGGCAGCGCTCAGATGGGTTTTCTCCAATGAAAACGTTACCAGCGCCATTCCATCCATGGTTACCTACCAGCAACTGGAGGAGAATTTCGGCGCCATGCGCAAGACCTTCGGATTCCTGGACAAGAAAACCCTGCATCGCTACGGGAATGCCATCGATGACAAACTCTGCCGGATGTGCGATGACTGCAGCGGTATGTGTCCCCATGGCGTGAACGTTGCTGACCTGAACCGATGCGTAATGTACGTAGATGGCTACGGGGATTCGGATCTGGGCCACAGTACCTACCGTGAACTCTCCGCGTCTGA